Part of the Synechococcales cyanobacterium T60_A2020_003 genome, TTTCGCCCAGTTTGCCCGCTGTTTCGCGGGAATGGAGCCGTCCAACTAAAATACCGTCTTTAATCAATTGGGTCGTGGTGGCCGGCACCCCTTCATCGTCATAGTAGTAGCTGCCGCGATGCCCTTTGGGAGCCGCACCATCAAAGATTTGTAAGTCGGGTGAACCAAAGCGTCGCCCCAGGGTCATGACTTCTAGTAAATCGGGACTTTCGTAGGCCATGTCTGCTTCAGAGAGATGTCCAAACGCTTCGTGGACAAAGAGTCCTGTCAGAATTGGATCAATCACCACGGTATAGGTGTTGCCCTTCACGGAAGGAAGCGATAGGGCATCAACGGCTCGCTGCGCTGCCCCCCGCACTTGGTCGTCCAGGTTTAACAAATCTTCGTAGGCTTTGCGTGATCCGGTGGTTTCCCGTCCGGTTTGCACCGTTTCACCATTGCGGGCGGTCGCGGCAAACCGCATTTCCATATCGACCCAGGATTGCTCGATCAGCGTTCCGTCAGAAGTGGCGAGCATGATCCGATGGGCGCTGTCTCCATAGCGAACCGAAGTCGTTGTAATCTGGTCATCCAGGCTCCGCAAAATTTCAGAATAATGACTGCATAGCTCTTTCTTTTGAATGAGGGGAACATGACGGGGATGGGTGCCTGTCAGCGGTAAGGCACACAGAGTTTGGATCGGATCGATGGGCGCTAGCAAGGTTTCATCATCGCCTAAATAACGA contains:
- a CDS encoding TldD/PmbA family protein; translated protein: MPTGLTDIKGLLSDIIARYQNQVDYLAIRLEEAEGTDILLRGGKVETLSEGISTGGQVRACHKGGWGFASFNNLAALTQRVEEAIAAARYLGDDETLLAPIDPIQTLCALPLTGTHPRHVPLIQKKELCSHYSEILRSLDDQITTTSVRYGDSAHRIMLATSDGTLIEQSWVDMEMRFAATARNGETVQTGRETTGSRKAYEDLLNLDDQVRGAAQRAVDALSLPSVKGNTYTVVIDPILTGLFVHEAFGHLSEADMAYESPDLLEVMTLGRRFGSPDLQIFDGAAPKGHRGSYYYDDEGVPATTTQLIKDGILVGRLHSRETAGKLGEKPTGNARCLNYHYPPIVRMTNTWIERGKTPAADLIQDIPEGVYARNWLGGMTNGEMFTFTAGEAWMIRNGKLAEPVRDVTLSGNVFKTLADIEAIGDDFFWDESGGCGKGGQNGLPVGCGGPSLRIRNVVVGGEAADEEFEA